In Juglans microcarpa x Juglans regia isolate MS1-56 chromosome 4S, Jm3101_v1.0, whole genome shotgun sequence, a single window of DNA contains:
- the LOC121262061 gene encoding uncharacterized protein LOC121262061, whose protein sequence is MASNMEDRMIPEMEIEVIRKDLLRKSAKGEWAGVIDIYEKHPHAHEAKLTRNEDTALHMAVSKDTQETVKQLMNIISSHHGEGKEAPEIKNRQGNTPLHVAASMGSVIMCESIAGTCQLGSSFIAARNCKGETPLFLAVLCGKKDAFLYLHNLC, encoded by the coding sequence ATGGCTTCTAACATGGAGGATAGGATGATTCCTGAAATGGAAATTGAGGTGATCAGGAAAGATTTGCTCAGAAAGTCTGCGAAAGGCGAATGGGCAGGAGTTATTGACATCTATGAGAAGCACCCTCATGCCCACGAGGCAAAGCTCACAAGGAATGAGGACACAGCATTACACATGGCTGTCTCAAAAGACACACAAGAGACTGTAAAGCAACTTATGAACATAATTTCCAGTCATCACGGAGAAGGCAAAGAGGCACCTGAAATTAAGAACAGGCAAGGGAATACCCCTCTCCATGTTGCTGCATCAATGGGGAGTGTGATTATGTGCGAGAGCATAGCAGGAACATGTCAACTTGGTTCATCATTTATAGCTGCTCGTAATTGTAAGGGAGAGACCCCCCTTTTCTTGGCAGTGCTATGTGGCAAAAAAGATGCATTCCTTTACCTTCACAATCTCTGTTAG